AGGACTTGCGGGCATCGATGGAGTCTATAGCGATTTCAGTCCAGGGTCTTTTAATCTTTTTGCCATCCGGCCCTACGTGAGACCGATGGCCTGGACACCTATTCCTATTGTCAGAACCTTTGAGTTTGGAGCGACTATCGTCCGGGATAAAGACCAATCGAAGATCGTAACCAGCGACAGCACATCTACCTCATATCTGTTTACCAGGAATGGTATTGGTGCTTTTGGGTTAGATATGGGGGTCACTTTGTTGCGGGTGCCGTTTATTCAAATCGACCTCTTCGCTACCTACTCTAAACTAAATGTGACATCTGAGGTACTTACAGACTCTTTGGAGTCCAACTACGCGACCACCAATGAACCCTCTATCATGTCTGATGGCTTTGAAAATGGAAGTGGCGCCAGTGTGGGTATCAACTTTCGGTTCCATTTCATAGCGGATATCCTCAGTACTGACGTTCGCATAGAGCGCCTGAACTACTCAGACCATTACTTACCGCAGTTTTTCGATGCCACATATGAAATTAACAAAGACGCTAGAATCTATGCACTGGGTGGCGCAGAGAAAATGAGTGGCTTCTACGGAAGTCTCACTGGCCACATTTTGAAGAAAGTGCAGCTGGGCGGTAGTCTGATGATTCCAGATGACGTCACCGAAGCTACACCAGCAACCGTAAGGGTCAATGCAGACCTGGACAGACTGGCGGATAAGTTTTCATTTCACGGTAGCTACATCAAAGGAAACCTCACAGACCTTGGGGACACCTTTAAGTTTGATGAGCGCTCCCTGGCGAAACTGAGGGTGATTTACCATCTTAATAAATTTCTGGCTGCCGGGTTTGACTACTACTGGGCCTTCACTCCTACAGCGGATGGTGGTTACAAGCCTACCAAATATGTCTCGCCGTATTTTGGTGTGAGCGTCCAGTTCTAAAGCAAGAGGAATACACCAATCCCAAAGTTGGGAGCAGCAAGGATACGTTTGCCTGATGAGGCAAAACCGGCAGAGGCCGCAAAGCCAAGACCATTATCCACGGAGTAAATCAGTTCTGGCGTAAAAGACATGTACTCGGTGTTGTTGGCAAAGACGCCATTGGCATTAGACGTGTCTGCATCACCATTGTACAGCGAGTTGACACTGTAAACCTTCAACAGTGTGGTAAACTGATTCAAAGACACCCCGATCTCTCCACCATAGTGAAACTCGTCAGAAAAGCCCTGGGTTCTGTTATTGAAACCCAAAATACCCGTGATGTAGGCGGGGGTACCACTGATAGAGTGACTGGCTTCCAATTTCAGTAGCTGATTGAACTCACCATCACCGGTTTGGAGAATGCGATCACTGGAGACCTCCGATGATCCAAATGGTAATCCCAAAATCAGACTGGCAGCCAGGTGAACCGGCTGATCCTGAAACATGCCATATTTCAGCCCGATATTGGTATCTCCAAAGGAGTTGATCTCATCACCTGGTATGGTGTTCCCACTTTGGTTAAACTCCACACGATTCAGTGTAGATCTCACGAAAAATGGAACATACAAGATAGCATTGAATCGATCCGAAAGTCCATACTCGCCATAGAAACTGGTGGTATAAAGACTCACTGTGGGAATATCGGTAATGTTTCCCCCCGAATTGAAAAAGTACTGGGAGCGAATCATATTCTGACCCAGCTTCAGGAAGCCTTTATTTTTCTGATAAACCCATCCCCCTCCGGCAATCGTCTGCAGGGAGATTGACAGTAAAATGGATGCGAGTATGTGCTTTTTCTGATTCATAGTGCTAGTTGAGTGCTGCGGATCCGAAAGTGATGCTGGCGGGCTTACAGAGAAGAATCACATAGTTATAGTCATTCAGTCCCACGCTGGAGTTTACCAGACTCACGTTATAGGTCTTGGCGCCATTGGTAGTTACCTCTGCGATTTCCAGACCCTGTGAGCGCACCACTGTGCCGCTGGTAGAGTTGGCCAGGTACACGAAAGTTCCCAGTGCAAAGCTCGTCTCAAAGTCTGCACTGAAAGTAAGAATCAACTGGTCATTATCGTCAATAAACAGTGTGACAGTACCCACTGCCTTATAGCTCCCGCTCCCTTCAAAAACACCTGAACGAGCCTGCGTGCCAATCATAAGCTGAAAAGGTGGACTTTTTACGTCTTCTATCTCCGCCGTGATGGATACAATGCCATTGGCATGGGCAGTGACCAGTCCTGAGCTATTCACTGTAGCGAGGGTTTCATTGGAAGAAGTCCAGATCACTGGTTTGTCTGTGACTTCCACATCATCCATGGTAAATGCCCTGGCAGTGAGTTGGATCGTTTCATTGATCATCAGAGAGCTCCCTGGCGCTGTGATTTGCACCCGGGCCACATCGTCTGTGTTTTCTACTACAGTTACATCCACCGTTACGGTTTCTTCATTGGCATAGCTGATCTGAATTTTAGTCTGGCCTTTTCCTACAGCAGTCACTTTTCCACTTTGATCTACCGAAGCCACACTCCGGTCATTGCTTTGCCAGATGAGCTCAGCATCTTCTTTTGCCACCCACATATTGTAATAATAGGTGGCCTCTATCTGAACAGTCTCTCCCACTTTCAAGCTGATACTGGTCACCTCAGTGAGAATGGCGGCATCCTTTGGATCATCTATAAAGTCTGTGCCTATGCATGATGCAAGGGAAAGTAGGCAGAGTAAATACATTTCACGGTACCTCATGAGATAAATTTAGGGAGTCGCTCGCCAAAAGTGACTTTTCAAATGTCAGCGTTGAGGCATTTGGAGTAATTATTGTCCTGTCATGTCATTTCATTCGCATCAAAAATCACCCGATCAAGTAATACCCGGGCAAGGACTTTGACTTTTTTGCGTAGGTTTATCGCTTCCAAATTAAACAACTATGAAAAGATATTTTACTTACCTCCTAATCACCCTTCCCTTGCTGATATATTCCCAAAAGGTGGACATGGAGTTACTCAAAGGGATACAACCAAGGAGTATAGGGCCGGCTGGCATGGCCGGACGTGTCACCGCCATTGACGTGGTGAATAGTCGGCCTGAGGTGATCTATGCAGGTACCGCATCAGGGGGTCTCTGGAAGTCAGAAAGTGGTGGTACCGCCTGGGAGCCCATCTTTGACAAACAGACCACAGCGTCTATAGGTGCCGTGGCCATTCAACAGTCTAATCCTTCAGTGATTTGGGTAGGTACAGGTGAAGGCAATCCAAGAAATTCACTGAATGGTGGAGACGGGATTTATAAGAGCCTTGACGGAGGCAAGAACTGGATTAAGTCTGGTCTGGACAAAACCCGAAATATTCATCGAATCATCATCGACCCACAAAACCCAAATACCGTGTATGTAGGGGCCATTGGCTCCCCCTGGGGTATCCATCCAGAGCGCGGAGTATTCAAAACCACGGATGGTGGCAAAACCTGGAAAAAAATCCTCTACGTGAACGATAAGACCGGAGCCGCAGACCTGGTGATGGATCCTTCCAACCCCAACAAGCTCATGGTGGCCATGTGGGAGCATTACCGACAGCCCTGGTTTTTCACTTCGGGAGGGCCAGGGTCAGGCTTGTATGTGACTCATGATGGTGGCGAAAACTGGGTAAAGAGAACCGATGAAGATGGGTTGCCCAAAGGTGATCTTGGGCGTATGGGGCTGGCCATTGCTCCCAGCAATCCCAAAATCGTGTATGCCCTGGTAGAGTCTAAAAAGAACGCGCTTTACAAATCAGAAGATGGAGGTTTCAAATGGACCAAAGTAAATGATAAGAGCGAGATTGGTAACCGACCTTTCTACTATGCAGACATTTTCGTAGATCCGGTGAATGAAAACAGGCTCTATACGGTCTATACCTACATCAACGTAAGTACTGATGGTGGCCGGTCTTTTGATCAGCTGATGCCCGCCTACAACACCACACGAGGTGTACATCCTGATCACCATGCCTGGTGGATTCACCCCTCTGATCCCAATTATATCATCGAGGGAAATGATGGGGGGCTGAATATCTCCAGAGACCGGGGCACGACCTGGCGGTTTGTTCAGAATCTACCGGTGGCACAGTTTTACCACATTTCGGTAGACAATGATTTTCCATACAATGTTTACGGAGGCATGCAGGACAATGGCTCATGGGCCGGCCCTGCTTATGTATGGAAAGACCAGGGCATCAGAAACAGCTACTGGCAGGAAGTTTCCTTTGGTGACGGCTTTGACGTGGTACCTGATCCGGACGATAACCGATATGGGTTCTCTATGGCCCAGGAAGGCTGGGTAGGTCGATATGACTTGAAAACCGGCCATTTCGAATATGTGAAACCCCATGCACCCGAATTGGATGTGAAGCTTCGATTCAACTGGAATGCAGCCATTGGTCAGGATCCTTTTGACAGCAAGACCCTCTACTTTGGTAGCCAGTTTGTACACAAAAGCACTGACAAAGGTCAAACCTGGGACATCATTTCCCCGGATCTTACCACCAACGATAAGAGTAAGCAAAAGCAGGACGAGAGCGGTGGGCTTACGATGGATGCCACCGGAGCAGAAAATTATTGTACCATATTAGCCATTACTCCTAGCGTATTGGAAAAGGACGTGCTCTGGGTAAGTACTGATGACGGAAATATCCAGTTGACCCGAGACGGAGGAAAGACCTGGACGAAAGTGTCTCAAAACATTAAAAACCTTCCTGTAAATGTCTGGATACCTCAAATACAGGTGTCTAATAAAAATGCAGGTGAGGCTTTTGTGATTGCCAACAACTACCGAAACTTTGATTTCAAGCCATATGCCTATCACACCACCAACTATGGTAAAACCTGGGAAAGAATAGTGGATGAGAATGACGTGACTGGCTATGCGCTATCGATCATTCAGGATCCTGTAGAGCCAAAACTGATGTTTCTGGGGACTGATGACGGGCTCTATATCTCCATTGATGCAGCTAATACATGGACGAAATGGACCAATGACTACCCTACCGTGAATACCATGGATATGGTGATTCATCCACGTGAACATGACTTGGTGATTGGGACTTTTGGTCGTGCTGCATACGTCATCGATGACATACGTCCATTGCGTGCACTGGCATCCGCAGGTATCAGCATACTGAGTAAGCCGATTCATCTTTTTGAACCACCTACCGCTTACAATGCCATTTGGCAACAACCCACAGGTACCCGATTTGGGGCCGATGCTATGTTCAATGGTGAAAACAGGAAGAGCGGTGCCATGCTCTCTTACGTGATCAATGTCCCAAAAAAGGATGATGACGAAAAAGAAAAATCCAAAGAGGAAGATGAGAAGAAAGGACTTGATTCATTAACCTTAGAGGTGTTTACCCTGGACGGCAACCTGATCAGAACCATTAAGCAAAAGGTGCCTGAAAAGAATGGAGTGAACAGAATGTACTGGAGACTCGATGAAAAAGGCGTGAATAGCCTCACCCGCAAAGAGCTGGATAACAAACGTGAACCCGGAGGCGTGGATGTGATGCCGGGAACTTACAAACTACGCCTGTCCTATGCGGGAGAATCATCCGAAACTCAGGTGGAGGTGAAGTTTGACCCCAGAATGGACGTTTCTATGGAAGCACTCCAGGCAAGGTATGAAGCCCTCAAAGCGTTGGAATCGGAGAAAGAACTGGCCCTCGGTCGCGTGGAGCAGATCAAAGAGAAGCTGACGATCATTGATGAATTAACCAAACGCATGAAAGCCAAGAATGAAAAGGCTTTTGAAGCTGAACTCAAGCGCTCGAAGGAAACAAAGGATACCCTGAACAGCCTGCTGGATCTGTACCTCGGTAAGGAAGATGACCGACAGGGAATCACCGCAGATCAGACGGACAATGTCGACAGTTATTACGGAACAGCTTACTTCTACCTGTCCAACGGTCTGCATGTACCCACAAGGACAGAAAAGGCCATGGTGGCGAAATTCAAGTCGGTGATGGAGGTGGCTAACCAAAAGACGGATGATTACCTGGCCGCTAATTGGGCTCAATATAAAGAGCAAATGGAAGCCCTTGATCTGAGTCCTTTTAAGGACTGAGTGAGGTGAAGTGAAAAATGAAGAAATGCTTTGAGAAATCGTATGGTTTATCGTATTTTGTACGATAAACTATACGATCATGAAGGTCACAGCACTCATAGAAGACGATTTGATTGATAAAATCAAAGAAGCTACCGGTGGCAGAAACATCACCGATAGCATCACCATTGCGCTCAAAGAGTATCTCCGAAACAAGAACATCGATAAAGTCATTGATGAAGTTGAGAAAGAGCCTTTTGTATTCAATGAAGACATGGCAGCCTATGGTATCCGCAACCTGAACAGAAACAGATGATTTTGGTGGATACCTCGGTTTGGATTTCTTTCCTCAGAAACTCAGATCCGGATCTCACGGCCATCCTGAAATCCTATTTGAAAAGGAAGGAAATATATGCCGTAAGTGCGGTCTTTGGAGAGCTTTTGCAGGGTGTAAAGAACAAAAGGGAAAGAGAACTGGTTGTCACCCTTTGGGAAAACCTGCCTGCAGTGGATGAGACTGATTTATTCATTCATGCAGGAAATCTTTCGAATGAACATAAGTTTTATGCCCACGGGATTGGATTGATTGACTGCTATATTCTGGCGGCAGCCCTTCGCAATGACCTTGGACTTTGGACCCTGGACAAAAAGCTGGGTGAAGCGGCGGATAGTCTGGCCCGGTAGCAGAAAGTTTTAAATTCCAGGTGGTCAAAGACCATTTGGAAGAACATCATAGCGGAAAGGCAATATGGTGAGGTGTTCAGATTTTGCGACAAGCCTTTACCAAAACCGGGCTCACCCACCGCCTTTCCGATTGATGTGTTTACTTTTATATCATGCGTGTTCGCTCATTACTTTGGTAGAAAGCGACACCACTTCTTCATCCTGCTGAGGGGATAATCCACTTACCCCCATTCCTCCTATTACTTTATTGTTTCTGACAATGGGAAGTCCCCCACCTAGTCCGGTGATCTTGGGATCTACCCAATGTGAAATGTCCTTACCGTTCTCAATCGCCCATTCACCAAGAAGTAGCGTTGATTTTCGCATTCTGGCAGCAGTATATGCCTTGGCGATGGCCAGTGGTCCGGTTTGCAGGCCCACTCCGTCCATTCTGGAAAACGCCACCAACTCCCCGTGATCATCACACACGGCAATGGATAGTTGCACATTCCATTCTGCTGCTATTTTCATGGCCTCCTTCACTAGTAGTGAGGCTTCAGATAAGGTAATCATACTGTCTCCATTTTGGTGAAGGTTTCAGGTTGTGTTTCGGGCATTTTTCTGCTCCACCAGGTAGCGAGCATAGATCCCGTGATATTCATGATGGGGCCATTGACAGCTGCTGCCAGTCCCAGGGTGCTGATTTTGCCCATAGATGCTGCTATTCCCGAAGCAAGACCTCCATTTTGCATACCAACTTCTATTGCGATTGTCCTGCAGTCATTCTCTGGCATTTTGAACAAACGAGCACCCCAATACCCTAGGAAATATCCACAAGTCATATGAATGAACATGGCCAGGATCAACAGGAAGCCCACGTTGAGCAAGCTGTCATGTCCGGCGGCCGTAATGATTACGATAATGAAAACAATACCCGCCATGGAGACCTTGGGCATGAGTCTATCCAGCCAGGTAAATTTCCCATGAAAGAAATGATTGAAAACGAGTCCCAGGCCTACCGGGAGAAGCACCATCTTCACTACACTCATCATCATGGCGCTCACATCCACAGGTACGAACTCTCCACCCAACTGACTCATTAAAAAAGGAGTCGCCAATGGAGCCAGTACCGTAGCCACGGAGGTCAGGGTAATAGACAATGCCAGATTGGCCTTGGCGATGTGTGCCATCACGTTCGAAGCGAGTCCACTTGGTGATGAACCCACCAAAACAATGCCCGCTGCGATTTCATTGGGAAACCCAAATAGATAAGCGATGGAAAACCCCACGAGAGGCATAATGGTAAACTGACACAACAAACCCACACCCACTCCTTTGGGCATCTTTAGTACACCCCTGAAATCACCAATGCTCATGGCGGTGCCCACACCAAACATGATCACCTGGAGCAATGGTACGATCAGAGATTTTAACTGGAGTGATCCTACCTGAGTGAAGGCAGATGGAAAGCCCATGGATAAGGTGACGGCTGCAAATATGAGCAGGGTGAATGCCAGTTGGCCGAATGATGGAAATCTCCTGATGCCGACAGCTAATGACAGCCAAAATCCGGCTAAAAGCAGCGCTCCAGCGGTCAGGCTTTCGGCCATAAACATGATGATCGCTGCAATCAGGAATCCAACTGCCAAATAAAGAAAGAGGGTGTTCAGGCTGTTATTTTTCATACTTCCAATATTAAATCATTCAATAGAGAATTGATAATCAGCAGATCGGCTTCATCCAGCATAAAATTCAAGGCCTGAGCGTTGTCCTTCATCTGATGCTTGTCTCGCGCGCCCACCAGTACTGAGGTAATTCCCGGTTGCTGCATGGTCCAGTTGATGACGAGCTGACTCAAGGTACAGTCCCATTTCCTGGCAATGGGATTCAATGAATCCAGAAAAGTGACAATTTTTTGGTGGTTATCGGGCTTAAACATTGGGTTCTTAGCCCGATGGTCTCCCTCGCCAAACTGATGGCCGGGCCGAATTTTTCCTGTGAGCAATCCCTTATGGAGTATGGTATGTGAGAGGATGCCTATTTCGGTTTCTACACAATAAGGCACCAGTTCTTTCTCAAT
This Marinoscillum sp. 108 DNA region includes the following protein-coding sequences:
- a CDS encoding Ig-like domain-containing protein, whose translation is MRYREMYLLCLLSLASCIGTDFIDDPKDAAILTEVTSISLKVGETVQIEATYYYNMWVAKEDAELIWQSNDRSVASVDQSGKVTAVGKGQTKIQISYANEETVTVDVTVVENTDDVARVQITAPGSSLMINETIQLTARAFTMDDVEVTDKPVIWTSSNETLATVNSSGLVTAHANGIVSITAEIEDVKSPPFQLMIGTQARSGVFEGSGSYKAVGTVTLFIDDNDQLILTFSADFETSFALGTFVYLANSTSGTVVRSQGLEIAEVTTNGAKTYNVSLVNSSVGLNDYNYVILLCKPASITFGSAALN
- a CDS encoding DUF2191 domain-containing protein yields the protein MKVTALIEDDLIDKIKEATGGRNITDSITIALKEYLRNKNIDKVIDEVEKEPFVFNEDMAAYGIRNLNRNR
- a CDS encoding PIN domain-containing protein, with amino-acid sequence MILVDTSVWISFLRNSDPDLTAILKSYLKRKEIYAVSAVFGELLQGVKNKRERELVVTLWENLPAVDETDLFIHAGNLSNEHKFYAHGIGLIDCYILAAALRNDLGLWTLDKKLGEAADSLAR
- a CDS encoding heme-binding protein gives rise to the protein MITLSEASLLVKEAMKIAAEWNVQLSIAVCDDHGELVAFSRMDGVGLQTGPLAIAKAYTAARMRKSTLLLGEWAIENGKDISHWVDPKITGLGGGLPIVRNNKVIGGMGVSGLSPQQDEEVVSLSTKVMSEHA
- a CDS encoding bile acid:sodium symporter family protein, translating into MKNNSLNTLFLYLAVGFLIAAIIMFMAESLTAGALLLAGFWLSLAVGIRRFPSFGQLAFTLLIFAAVTLSMGFPSAFTQVGSLQLKSLIVPLLQVIMFGVGTAMSIGDFRGVLKMPKGVGVGLLCQFTIMPLVGFSIAYLFGFPNEIAAGIVLVGSSPSGLASNVMAHIAKANLALSITLTSVATVLAPLATPFLMSQLGGEFVPVDVSAMMMSVVKMVLLPVGLGLVFNHFFHGKFTWLDRLMPKVSMAGIVFIIVIITAAGHDSLLNVGFLLILAMFIHMTCGYFLGYWGARLFKMPENDCRTIAIEVGMQNGGLASGIAASMGKISTLGLAAAVNGPIMNITGSMLATWWSRKMPETQPETFTKMETV